Proteins encoded within one genomic window of Methanosarcina barkeri str. Wiesmoor:
- a CDS encoding GNAT family N-acetyltransferase produces MNFELRKWNKTDVESFFKYSHNTKIAKNMRDSFPSTLDDCRKTVESFSCNDETQQCCRAIVVNGETAGCIALFLKSDVYCKNAEIAYWLGEPFWGRGIMSEAIKQLCRTAFEQYDIVRIFAEPYAQNIGSRKALEKAGFVLEGIMKKGVYKNGNFFDYCMYALVK; encoded by the coding sequence ATGAATTTTGAATTGCGAAAGTGGAACAAAACCGATGTTGAAAGCTTTTTCAAGTATTCCCACAATACAAAAATTGCAAAAAACATGAGAGATTCTTTTCCCTCCACTTTAGATGACTGCAGAAAAACTGTAGAAAGCTTTAGCTGTAACGATGAAACACAACAGTGTTGCAGAGCAATTGTTGTGAACGGAGAAACTGCAGGGTGCATTGCATTATTCCTTAAAAGCGATGTTTATTGTAAGAATGCAGAAATTGCATACTGGCTTGGTGAACCTTTTTGGGGCAGGGGAATAATGAGCGAAGCAATAAAACAACTTTGTCGGACAGCTTTTGAACAGTATGATATTGTCCGGATATTTGCAGAGCCTTATGCACAAAATATCGGCTCAAGAAAAGCTCTTGAAAAAGCCGGATTTGTTTTAGAGGGCATAATGAAGAAAGGTGTCTATAAAAATGGTAATTTTTTTGATTATTGTATGTATGCTCTTGTGAAATAA
- a CDS encoding HD domain-containing protein codes for MNSINMTIRQAIEFGTKAHADQLDDAGNNYFMAHCWQVYEIIKILYPEDFELQAASLLHDTLEYTDTTYKNLVTTFGEDVANLVREVTHERKEDDTGWYFPHLHSIRGVVLKFADRTSNLSRMEGVWDAEKIEKYIKKSKFWQSEDI; via the coding sequence ATGAACAGCATAAATATGACAATTAGGCAAGCAATAGAATTTGGCACAAAAGCACATGCTGATCAACTTGATGATGCAGGAAATAATTATTTTATGGCCCATTGTTGGCAGGTCTATGAAATTATTAAAATACTTTACCCCGAGGACTTTGAACTTCAGGCGGCTTCTCTACTTCACGACACGTTAGAATACACCGACACAACATATAAAAATTTAGTTACTACTTTTGGCGAAGATGTCGCTAATCTCGTTCGTGAAGTCACACATGAAAGAAAAGAAGATGATACAGGATGGTATTTCCCTCATTTGCATTCTATACGCGGAGTCGTCTTAAAATTTGCTGACCGCACTTCTAATTTGTCCCGAATGGAAGGTGTATGGGACGCTGAAAAGATTGAAAAGTACATCAAAAAATCGAAATTCTGGCAGTCCGAAGATATATAA
- a CDS encoding RHS repeat-associated core domain-containing protein, translating into MKISRQIICSFIFIVFLMMITGISAAENTNMSFVGHTGGWISNVAVAENYAYVGEGQDFVVLDIKDVNKPKEVGKVAISGLVGDIAISGNYAYITENISLVIVDISNPSLPKIVGSYSLTNSLASGVTVSGNYAYVSCLRGFVALDISNPSMPTLVGRYTYNTYPASYTSDIIISGNYAYVPFRNYGLHIVDISNQSSPTRIAMFDTINVVQVAISSNYAYATSGDNGLAIIDISNLSSPTLVGSYNPTDARPTGIAVSDNYAYIANANSGDNGFTVLDITNVSSPKLVGKYATGSSDYVTLSGNQAYVINDQTGLAIISIADKSSPTLLSSYNSIGGARDVAVSGNYAYVADESKGLSVIDITDPSLPRFADRYYNSGTTYAVAVSGNYAYLASGDNKLVIVDISNLSSLKFASSCYTGYSFYSTDIDIVGTYAYIAYNGGIAIVDVANPLLPKLISKYDVGDIVTGIAVEGDYAYIADNAGLIIVDITNTSSPKLVGKYITGAITFDIAVAGNYAYIANMVNGWNGILVVDVTNRSSPTLAGKISVPAEGISISDNCAYVSWFDGLYAVDITNPSSPIVVGHYGTAGVASNSCTQDSYVYVADERNGLVILKTDIQNPEPVPPKSDIPSSTYGSPSSNPNGAYSKEPVNLGTGSYFYQYQDLSIPGRGLPLTVSRSYNSMDNRSGLFGSGWTFNYNMNLTVDNNGNVTVLGGDGHTDTYILNPDGTYSRPLSVFDDLIKNSDETYTLTKKDQTKYNFSSEGKLVNIVDKNGNQINFTYTGEQLTKVTDASGRELILAYDHNGHIISITDPMGRVWSYSYDDQGNLIQCKNPIGGKLSYTYDENHWMTSITDPRGNHPMKNTYDEKGHVISQSNSLNATYTFNYDSENRKTTETDPFGKNKTYSFDEHFWELNETNQLGYTISYAYDENGNRISVTNENSKTTKLAYDANGNIIKTTNPLGYSKSMTYDSKNNLISQTDELRHKTSFEYDDNSNLIKSIDALGHETVFSYDKYGQVIGETDSNKKTATFSYNNNGDQITITDANGKTSAFTYDTVGRVTTKTDAKGNRYTFQYDALDNLLSITDPMGQTTSNKYDAAGNKISFTDAEGRLTKYSYDSLNQLVKVTNAMGGVVRYKYDAVGNLVSTTDAKGHKTSYDYDPLNRQVSVTNALGKTTRNKYDAIGNKISITNAYGKSTRYSYNSLNQLVKVTNAMGKVVRYNYDAVGNLISTTDENGHKINYGYDSLNRQVSVTDALRKTTRNKYDAVGNKISITNAYGKSTRYSYNSLNQLVKVTDAMGGVVRYNYDAVGNLISTTDANGRKTNYGYDSLNRQVSITNALGKTTRNKYDAVGNKISSTDANWRLTKYSYDSLNRLVKVTDAMGGVVRYTYDAVGNLISTTDAKGHKTDYGYDSLDRQVSITDPLGRTARNKYDAVGNKISSTDEDGKTTSYGYDVLNRLTKVSYPDDQKVSYNYDAVGNRLTMKDSHGTTAYKYDKLNRLLSVLNPDGQKVSYTYNKVGNRVKMTYPDGKTTSYSYDAVNRLIGVIDSDGHITSYSYAKNGNLKTMNTPNGVKTEYSYDKANRLVELINKNTTQVVSSYKYTLDAAGNRLKVDEQLAEGVESGDSELKESQLLTTTYGYDKLYRLTKVDYPSNKTVSYKYDSMGNRISMTTNVDGIGSTISYKYDAADQLLQSGNISYSYDKKGNLIKKRVNSTQFMSYSYDEANRLKNVSEFVSNTNTPKSSYNFEYDGDGNRIIKTTINGENAQSTKYVLDINSALPQVLTESDTKNTTCYTYGTDLISMTNSENAEYYYHYDGLGSVRSLSDSKGIIKNTYLYDAFGQVQKEIGTVDNEFRFTGEQMDDETGLIYLRARYYDPSVGRFITKDVIKGRRVTTQSINRYVYTTNNPVNLVDLTGYCGDKVNSRSSNQRDTFSDLLNLATDIMPLYLESLVVLGRPEIATTGQLNLWEGAFLNQNNDLLDYADKIATPINLLQAAFDAGITPKEMANVWFNSQERDESINWLLENPDKLGDVYNEFTTDFYATASNAFLEDTRIAPVVYYATQGQVDLRITGEEVRENFVKPISDGLADWLYYHNLY; encoded by the coding sequence ATGAAAATAAGTAGGCAAATCATTTGCTCATTTATATTTATTGTTTTTTTGATGATGATTACAGGAATTTCGGCAGCAGAAAATACTAACATGAGTTTCGTGGGTCACACAGGTGGTTGGATTAGTAATGTTGCCGTGGCTGAAAATTATGCATATGTTGGAGAAGGTCAGGACTTTGTTGTATTGGACATTAAGGATGTTAATAAGCCAAAAGAAGTGGGAAAAGTAGCTATTTCAGGCTTGGTAGGTGACATCGCTATATCAGGCAACTATGCCTATATAACGGAAAACATCAGTCTAGTGATTGTGGATATTTCTAATCCATCATTGCCAAAAATCGTAGGTAGCTATAGTTTGACCAACAGTTTGGCTAGCGGTGTTACAGTATCGGGGAATTACGCTTATGTTAGCTGTCTTAGGGGTTTTGTCGCTTTGGATATTTCCAACCCGTCAATGCCAACATTAGTAGGGAGGTATACTTATAATACTTATCCTGCAAGTTATACGTCTGATATTATCATATCAGGCAACTATGCCTATGTGCCTTTCAGAAACTATGGCCTTCACATTGTTGATATAAGTAATCAATCGTCGCCAACACGTATAGCTATGTTTGATACTATAAATGTGGTTCAGGTCGCAATATCAAGCAATTACGCCTATGCAACCAGTGGTGATAACGGTCTTGCTATAATTGATATCAGTAATCTTTCATCTCCAACACTTGTGGGGAGTTACAATCCCACTGATGCACGTCCAACTGGTATTGCAGTATCAGACAATTATGCGTATATAGCCAATGCAAATAGTGGAGACAATGGGTTCACAGTCCTAGACATCACTAATGTTTCTTCTCCAAAATTAGTGGGAAAGTATGCGACAGGGTCTTCGGATTATGTTACGCTTTCTGGCAACCAAGCTTATGTAATTAATGACCAAACAGGTCTTGCTATTATAAGCATAGCAGATAAATCGTCCCCAACGCTTTTAAGCAGCTACAATTCCATCGGTGGAGCGCGTGATGTTGCAGTATCGGGCAATTATGCATACGTAGCTGACGAATCAAAGGGTCTTTCGGTTATCGACATTACAGATCCATCTTTGCCAAGATTTGCAGACAGGTATTATAATAGTGGGACTACATATGCCGTTGCAGTATCAGGCAATTATGCATACTTGGCTAGCGGAGATAACAAACTTGTGATTGTCGATATTTCAAATTTATCTTCCCTCAAATTTGCGAGCAGTTGTTATACCGGTTACTCGTTTTATTCTACAGATATAGATATAGTAGGCACTTATGCTTATATAGCCTATAACGGTGGTATTGCAATTGTAGACGTCGCGAATCCCTTGTTACCAAAACTGATAAGCAAGTATGATGTTGGTGATATTGTGACCGGTATTGCCGTGGAAGGTGATTACGCCTACATAGCCGATAACGCTGGTCTCATTATAGTTGATATCACAAATACTTCTTCACCTAAACTTGTAGGCAAGTATATTACTGGTGCAATTACATTTGATATTGCTGTAGCAGGTAATTATGCATATATAGCCAACATGGTCAATGGCTGGAATGGGATTTTAGTTGTTGATGTCACAAATCGTTCCTCACCAACGCTTGCAGGTAAGATTTCTGTTCCTGCTGAAGGCATTAGTATATCAGATAACTGTGCATATGTAAGTTGGTTTGATGGTCTTTACGCTGTTGATATCACTAATCCTTCCTCGCCAATAGTTGTAGGTCATTATGGCACTGCTGGTGTAGCATCCAATTCTTGCACTCAAGATAGTTATGTCTATGTAGCTGATGAGAGAAATGGACTTGTTATTTTAAAGACAGATATTCAGAATCCTGAGCCAGTGCCGCCTAAGAGTGATATTCCAAGCTCTACTTATGGTTCTCCAAGTTCCAATCCAAATGGGGCTTATTCCAAAGAACCAGTAAATTTGGGAACTGGCAGCTATTTCTACCAATATCAAGATTTGTCTATTCCTGGTCGTGGCTTACCTCTGACAGTTTCTCGTTCCTATAATTCTATGGATAATCGCAGTGGGCTCTTCGGTTCTGGCTGGACATTCAATTATAACATGAATTTAACTGTTGATAATAACGGTAATGTAACTGTTTTGGGAGGAGATGGTCACACTGACACATATATTCTAAATCCAGATGGTACTTATTCTCGGCCTTTGAGTGTTTTTGATGATTTAATCAAAAATTCGGATGAGACTTACACTTTAACCAAGAAAGACCAAACTAAGTATAACTTTTCCTCTGAAGGTAAACTGGTCAATATAGTAGATAAGAATGGTAACCAAATTAATTTCACATATACTGGCGAACAACTTACTAAAGTGACTGACGCTTCCGGAAGAGAACTGATTTTAGCTTATGATCACAATGGTCACATTATCTCAATTACTGATCCAATGGGCAGGGTTTGGAGTTATTCCTATGATGATCAGGGCAATTTGATACAGTGTAAGAACCCGATAGGCGGAAAATTGAGTTATACATATGATGAAAATCACTGGATGACCTCGATAACTGATCCTCGAGGAAACCATCCCATGAAAAATACCTATGATGAGAAAGGGCATGTAATCAGCCAGAGTAATTCTCTCAATGCAACTTATACCTTTAATTACGACTCAGAAAATCGAAAGACTACTGAAACGGATCCATTTGGCAAGAATAAAACTTATTCATTCGATGAACATTTCTGGGAACTGAATGAAACTAATCAATTAGGATATACGATTTCTTATGCCTATGACGAAAACGGTAACAGGATTAGTGTTACTAACGAAAACAGTAAGACTACCAAACTTGCCTACGACGCCAATGGCAATATCATTAAGACAACTAATCCCTTGGGCTACAGTAAATCAATGACTTATGACTCAAAAAATAATCTGATTAGCCAGACTGATGAGTTGAGGCATAAAACCTCTTTTGAATACGATGATAATAGCAATCTTATTAAGAGTATAGACGCTCTTGGCCATGAGACTGTTTTCAGTTATGACAAATATGGGCAAGTTATAGGCGAGACTGACTCCAACAAAAAAACCGCAACTTTTAGTTATAACAATAACGGTGATCAAATTACAATCACTGATGCTAATGGAAAAACTTCAGCCTTTACTTATGATACTGTAGGCAGAGTAACTACCAAAACTGATGCAAAAGGTAATAGATATACATTTCAGTATGATGCCCTTGACAATCTCCTAAGCATCACCGATCCTATGGGACAAACTACAAGTAACAAATACGATGCTGCTGGAAATAAAATTAGTTTTACAGATGCTGAAGGTAGATTAACAAAGTATTCTTACGACTCTTTAAATCAGTTAGTTAAAGTAACGAATGCAATGGGTGGAGTAGTTAGGTACAAATATGATGCCGTTGGCAATCTGGTTTCCACGACAGACGCAAAAGGGCATAAAACAAGCTATGATTACGATCCACTAAATCGCCAGGTCTCTGTTACTAATGCATTAGGGAAAACTACACGTAACAAATATGATGCGATTGGCAATAAAATTAGTATTACTAATGCATATGGAAAGTCAACAAGGTATTCTTACAACTCCTTAAATCAGTTAGTTAAAGTAACGAATGCAATGGGTAAAGTAGTTAGGTACAACTATGATGCTGTTGGAAATCTGATCTCCACAACAGATGAAAATGGGCATAAAATAAACTACGGTTACGATTCCCTAAATCGCCAGGTCTCTGTTACTGATGCATTAAGGAAAACTACACGTAACAAATATGATGCGGTTGGCAATAAAATTAGTATTACTAATGCATATGGAAAGTCAACAAGGTATTCTTACAACTCCTTAAATCAGTTAGTTAAAGTAACGGATGCAATGGGTGGAGTAGTTAGGTACAACTATGATGCTGTAGGAAATCTGATCTCCACAACAGATGCAAATGGGCGTAAAACAAACTATGGCTACGATTCCCTAAATCGCCAAGTCTCTATTACTAATGCATTAGGGAAAACTACACGTAACAAATATGATGCGGTTGGAAACAAAATTAGTTCTACTGATGCAAATTGGAGATTAACAAAATATTCTTACGACTCTTTAAATCGGTTAGTTAAAGTAACGGATGCAATGGGTGGAGTAGTTAGGTACACCTATGACGCCGTAGGAAATCTGATCTCCACAACAGATGCAAAAGGGCATAAAACAGACTATGGTTATGATTCATTAGATCGTCAAGTTTCTATTACTGATCCATTGGGAAGAACTGCACGTAACAAATATGATGCGGTTGGAAACAAAATTAGTTCTACTGATGAAGATGGGAAGACCACTTCTTACGGTTATGATGTTTTAAATCGCCTAACAAAGGTTTCCTACCCTGATGATCAAAAAGTGAGTTACAACTATGATGCCGTAGGGAATCGCTTGACGATGAAAGATAGCCATGGAACAACTGCATATAAGTACGATAAACTGAATCGCTTGCTTAGTGTTCTCAACCCCGATGGCCAAAAAGTGAGCTACACGTATAATAAAGTTGGGAATCGCGTTAAAATGACGTATCCTGATGGCAAGACGACTTCTTATTCTTATGATGCTGTCAATAGGTTAATAGGTGTAATTGATTCGGATGGTCATATTACAAGTTATTCTTATGCTAAAAATGGTAATTTGAAAACTATGAACACTCCTAATGGGGTAAAGACAGAATATTCCTATGATAAAGCCAACAGATTGGTTGAATTAATTAATAAAAACACAACTCAGGTTGTTTCAAGTTATAAGTACACCCTGGATGCTGCAGGCAATCGTTTAAAAGTTGATGAGCAACTTGCGGAAGGGGTCGAGTCTGGAGATTCAGAGTTAAAAGAGTCACAGCTTTTGACTACTACATATGGATATGATAAGCTCTATCGCTTAACCAAAGTCGATTATCCTTCTAACAAGACTGTAAGTTACAAATATGACTCTATGGGCAATAGAATTAGCATGACTACAAATGTTGACGGGATCGGCTCGACTATTAGTTACAAATATGATGCTGCTGATCAACTTTTGCAATCAGGGAATATCTCTTATTCATATGACAAAAAAGGAAATCTAATAAAAAAGAGAGTAAACTCAACACAGTTTATGTCTTACAGTTATGATGAGGCAAATAGATTAAAAAATGTTTCCGAATTCGTAAGTAACACTAATACTCCAAAATCTTCGTATAATTTTGAATATGATGGAGACGGAAACCGCATCATAAAAACGACAATAAACGGCGAGAACGCACAGTCCACCAAATATGTATTGGACATCAACAGCGCTTTACCCCAGGTGCTCACCGAATCAGATACAAAAAACACAACCTGCTACACTTATGGAACAGACCTTATTTCCATGACCAATTCTGAAAACGCAGAATACTATTACCATTATGATGGACTGGGAAGTGTACGCAGTCTCAGCGACAGCAAAGGAATAATTAAAAATACTTACTTGTATGATGCTTTCGGACAGGTACAGAAGGAAATAGGTACAGTTGACAATGAATTCCGTTTCACAGGGGAACAAATGGATGATGAAACTGGGCTGATTTATCTTAGGGCAAGGTATTATGACCCTAGTGTTGGAAGGTTTATTACCAAGGATGTAATCAAAGGTAGAAGGGTAACTACGCAGAGCATCAATCGTTATGTGTATACAACAAATAACCCGGTAAATCTAGTCGATCTAACTGGTTATTGTGGAGATAAGGTAAATAGTAGAAGTTCCAATCAAAGAGATACGTTTTCAGATTTATTAAATTTAGCTACTGACATTATGCCTTTGTATCTTGAATCGTTAGTAGTTCTTGGAAGACCAGAGATTGCCACGACAGGACAGCTTAACCTTTGGGAAGGGGCTTTTTTAAATCAAAATAACGATCTACTGGATTATGCAGACAAAATTGCAACTCCTATTAATTTACTACAAGCTGCTTTCGATGCAGGTATAACCCCAAAAGAAATGGCCAACGTATGGTTTAATTCTCAGGAAAGGGATGAATCAATAAATTGGTTGCTAGAAAATCCTGATAAACTGGGAGATGTTTACAATGAATTTACTACCGATTTTTATGCCACTGCTTCAAACGCTTTCTTGGAAGATACACGAATCGCTCCTGTTGTGTATTATGCTACACAAGGTCAGGTAGATTTACGTATCACAGGAGAGGAGGTGAGAGAAAACTTTGTGAAGCCTATCTCAGATGGACTAGCCGACTGGTTATATTATCATAATTTGTATTGA
- the fpoN gene encoding F(420)H(2) dehydrogenase subunit N, protein MENLMFLAPEIAIAATGLIILFIGVFMSSRTKNVLGYLATLGILAALVLTIQSFGTEATMFYGTVSIDALSQFFKLVFLVVALIVSIASIKYNENSDHTEEFYSLVLFATLGMMVVASSNDFILLFCAFELASFATYALAGFEKQNPRSLEGAMKYFMMGAVSSALMLFGISFVYGATGTTSIPMIAENVSLLAENPIGLVAVVLLIAGFGFKMALVPFHMWAPDTYQGSPSVVSSLLAAGSKKMGFVAAFRVFILALAALQPDWQFAFTILAVVTMTFGNVVAVSQTSVKRMLAYSSLAQAGYIAMAFVVMTPMALTGGIFYTLAHAFMKGGAFIAAGAVVWMITTQRTGDLQVPDHLDNFRGLGKRMPLVALCMTVFVFALAGIPLTSGFMAKFVLFSSTIQAGMTWLAVIAILNSALSLFYYARLVRYMYFLPPKGKKIGLPFPYAAALLLATAGVLVMGLWPEPFLQWAMEAAKVLI, encoded by the coding sequence ATGGAAAATTTAATGTTTCTTGCACCTGAAATTGCAATCGCTGCAACCGGTCTGATTATACTGTTTATAGGGGTTTTCATGTCTTCCCGGACTAAGAATGTGCTGGGTTACCTGGCAACTCTTGGAATCCTTGCAGCTCTGGTCCTGACGATACAGAGTTTCGGGACCGAAGCTACGATGTTCTACGGCACTGTCAGCATTGACGCCCTTTCCCAGTTCTTCAAACTGGTCTTCCTGGTAGTTGCACTGATTGTTTCAATTGCTTCAATCAAGTATAATGAAAACAGTGACCACACCGAAGAGTTTTATTCCCTGGTGCTTTTCGCAACCCTCGGGATGATGGTTGTTGCCTCTTCAAACGACTTTATTCTGCTCTTCTGTGCCTTTGAGCTGGCAAGCTTTGCTACCTATGCCCTTGCAGGTTTTGAGAAACAAAACCCAAGGTCCCTTGAAGGAGCCATGAAGTACTTTATGATGGGTGCGGTTTCTTCAGCGCTTATGCTGTTTGGGATCTCTTTTGTGTATGGAGCAACAGGCACTACCAGCATTCCAATGATTGCTGAAAATGTCTCCCTCCTGGCAGAAAACCCTATAGGGCTTGTTGCAGTCGTGCTGCTAATTGCAGGTTTCGGCTTCAAGATGGCTCTTGTACCTTTCCATATGTGGGCTCCGGATACATATCAGGGTTCACCTTCAGTTGTCTCTTCCCTGCTTGCAGCCGGGTCGAAGAAAATGGGGTTTGTGGCAGCTTTCAGGGTTTTCATCCTGGCGCTTGCTGCACTCCAGCCTGACTGGCAGTTTGCTTTCACAATCCTTGCAGTCGTAACCATGACCTTCGGAAACGTGGTTGCAGTCTCCCAGACCAGTGTAAAACGCATGCTTGCTTACTCTTCTCTGGCTCAGGCAGGATACATTGCAATGGCTTTTGTGGTAATGACCCCTATGGCTCTTACAGGTGGAATCTTCTATACCCTTGCCCATGCCTTTATGAAAGGAGGAGCTTTTATTGCAGCCGGCGCAGTTGTCTGGATGATAACTACCCAAAGAACAGGGGACCTGCAGGTTCCAGACCACCTGGACAACTTCAGGGGCCTTGGAAAGAGAATGCCGCTGGTAGCTCTTTGCATGACGGTTTTCGTCTTTGCCCTTGCAGGGATCCCACTGACTTCCGGTTTCATGGCCAAGTTCGTGCTCTTCTCTTCAACCATTCAGGCAGGCATGACCTGGCTTGCGGTAATTGCAATTCTGAACAGTGCCCTTTCATTGTTCTATTATGCAAGGCTTGTAAGGTACATGTACTTCCTTCCCCCTAAAGGCAAAAAGATCGGCTTGCCTTTCCCATATGCAGCAGCTCTCCTGCTTGCAACAGCCGGCGTGCTTGTAATGGGACTCTGGCCTGAACCTTTCTTGCAGTGGGCAATGGAAGCAGCAAAGGTACTCATCTAA
- a CDS encoding DUF1648 domain-containing protein, which produces MKLKYTKLQLALETIGLLFLVGMIVFIYTQWDQIPQQVPMHYNALGEIDSWGSKYQTFILPTIGILLYIFITVVSFFPQIWNVPVQITDENKEAVYLSTKNLIIFIKVEILAIFFYLNYHTVTAQPLSTIFLPIFMIIIFGTVIFFIVRTIRLGNEKKHNREL; this is translated from the coding sequence ATGAAATTGAAGTATACTAAACTCCAGCTTGCTTTGGAAACTATAGGACTTCTATTTTTAGTCGGGATGATCGTTTTTATTTACACTCAGTGGGATCAAATTCCTCAACAAGTTCCTATGCACTATAATGCACTGGGTGAAATCGATAGCTGGGGAAGTAAATATCAAACCTTTATTTTACCAACCATAGGTATTTTGCTTTATATCTTCATTACTGTAGTATCTTTTTTTCCACAGATTTGGAATGTTCCTGTTCAAATAACAGATGAAAACAAAGAAGCTGTGTACCTCAGTACAAAGAATCTAATTATATTCATTAAAGTTGAGATCTTAGCTATATTCTTTTACCTAAATTATCATACTGTAACTGCACAGCCTTTATCAACCATTTTTTTACCTATTTTTATGATAATCATATTTGGCACAGTAATATTCTTCATCGTACGGACCATTCGATTAGGAAATGAAAAAAAGCATAACCGTGAATTATGA
- a CDS encoding F420H2 dehydrogenase subunit FpoO, with translation MTDCDLCGRALPSVIPVRVFRSRLKFAYPEGIWKGLCEACLDSAQETYLSINKDEISCRRNKCVLCGKKGRVYPVEIQIPDFSKGVVIKKVNVCTKCLDSINETYIRFKREQIEGSVCEHGHGNVPEH, from the coding sequence ATGACAGATTGTGATCTTTGCGGACGTGCACTCCCGAGCGTTATTCCTGTCCGGGTTTTCCGTTCCCGCCTCAAATTCGCCTATCCTGAGGGTATCTGGAAAGGTCTCTGTGAGGCCTGTCTCGATTCCGCACAGGAAACCTATTTAAGCATCAATAAAGACGAAATCTCCTGCAGAAGAAACAAATGCGTTCTGTGCGGTAAAAAAGGCAGGGTTTACCCTGTGGAAATTCAGATTCCCGATTTTTCAAAGGGAGTCGTAATAAAAAAGGTAAATGTCTGCACAAAATGCCTGGATTCTATCAATGAGACTTATATCAGGTTCAAAAGAGAGCAGATTGAGGGTTCGGTTTGTGAACACGGGCATGGGAACGTTCCTGAGCATTGA